One window of the Candidatus Polarisedimenticolia bacterium genome contains the following:
- the kdpC gene encoding potassium-transporting ATPase subunit KdpC, whose translation MKEIVRPAISVFFLLTLLTGVAYPVAFTGLAQLLFPRQANGSLLRDGDKILGSDLIGQPFSEARYFWSRPSATAPVPYDAASSAGSNLGPTNPAWRDAVRGRIQVLRAADPELKGLIPVDLVTASASGLDSHISPAAALCQVGRVARARRLPEDRLRALVHELVEDRTLGLLGEQRVNVLRLNLALDSLFGRAVDKDRRLKGR comes from the coding sequence GTGAAGGAAATCGTCCGGCCCGCCATCTCGGTATTCTTCCTCCTGACCCTCCTCACCGGAGTGGCGTATCCGGTTGCATTCACCGGACTGGCGCAGCTCCTTTTCCCGCGCCAGGCGAACGGCAGCCTCCTGAGAGACGGCGATAAGATCCTTGGATCGGATCTGATTGGTCAGCCTTTCTCGGAGGCGCGCTACTTCTGGAGCCGGCCTTCCGCCACGGCTCCCGTTCCTTATGACGCCGCTTCCTCCGCCGGTTCGAACCTGGGTCCGACCAATCCGGCGTGGAGAGATGCCGTCCGCGGCCGGATCCAGGTACTGCGGGCCGCCGATCCAGAGCTCAAGGGTCTCATTCCGGTCGATCTGGTCACCGCGTCGGCGAGCGGCCTGGACTCGCACATCTCCCCGGCGGCTGCCCTCTGTCAGGTCGGCCGAGTGGCCCGCGCACGCCGCCTTCCGGAGGACCGGCTACGCGCGCTGGTCCACGAATTGGTGGAGGACCGGACGCTGGGCCTCTTGGGCGAGCAGCGGGTCAACGTCCTTCGCCTCAATCTGGCCCTGGACAGCCTCTTTGGAAGAGCGGTGGACAAGGACCGCCGGCTGAAGGGACGATAG
- the kdpA gene encoding potassium-transporting ATPase subunit KdpA, with product MSFGAFVQLALYFVTLTALAVPLGEYMARVYLGRSRVAHYLLGPFERLFYRLSGVDPDESMTWKVYAASALLFNLLGMVVLYALQRLQGHLPLNPGGLGSVPPEIAFNTAVSFVSNTNWQAYAGETTLSHLTQMAGLTVQNFLSAATGMAVLAALIRGFERRASPDVGNFWVDLVRSVVYVLGPFSTVLAIFLVSQGVVQTFAARSTVPLLQSLQTGDGSTLDTQTLALGPVASQVAIKQLGTNGGGFFNANSAHPFENPNPLTGFVETLAILLLPAALCFTFGAMVRDRRKGTALFAAMMVLLVPMLVGCLAAEQAGNPRLSELGVDQDANDFQAGGNMEGKEVRFGIVGSALWATTTTAASNGSVNSMHDSFTPLGGLVPIVLMQLGEVVFGGVGSGLYGMILFVIVTVFIAGLMVGRTPEYLGHKLEAFEMKMAALGILIPAAAVLIGTAIACLMPAGRSAVANPGPHGFGEILYAFSSGANNNGSAFGGLNAGSFFYATAIGVCMLIGRYWVIVPVLAIADSLARKKAVPVSSGTLPTHTPLFVLLLAGTVLLVGALTFIPALALGPLAEHFQFFAR from the coding sequence ATGAGCTTCGGGGCCTTCGTCCAGCTCGCCCTCTATTTCGTCACGCTGACGGCGCTGGCGGTGCCTCTCGGAGAGTACATGGCGAGAGTGTACCTGGGACGATCGCGAGTCGCGCACTATCTCCTCGGCCCGTTCGAAAGGCTCTTCTACCGCCTCTCGGGGGTGGATCCGGACGAGTCGATGACCTGGAAGGTGTATGCGGCCTCGGCCCTGTTGTTCAACCTGCTGGGTATGGTGGTGCTCTATGCCCTTCAGCGACTCCAGGGACATCTACCCCTGAATCCAGGTGGGCTCGGCTCCGTCCCACCCGAAATCGCTTTCAACACGGCCGTCAGCTTCGTGTCCAACACGAACTGGCAGGCCTATGCGGGGGAGACGACTCTGAGCCACCTGACTCAGATGGCCGGGCTCACGGTGCAGAACTTCCTGTCGGCTGCGACGGGTATGGCCGTCCTGGCCGCGCTCATCCGCGGGTTTGAGCGGCGCGCCTCGCCCGACGTCGGGAATTTCTGGGTCGACCTCGTCCGAAGCGTGGTTTATGTCCTGGGTCCGTTCTCCACGGTCCTAGCTATCTTCCTGGTTTCGCAGGGAGTCGTGCAGACGTTCGCTGCGCGCAGCACCGTGCCTCTTCTCCAATCCCTGCAGACCGGTGACGGGTCGACGCTCGACACCCAGACCCTGGCCCTAGGCCCCGTCGCGTCCCAGGTCGCGATCAAGCAATTGGGAACGAATGGCGGCGGGTTCTTCAACGCCAACTCGGCTCACCCGTTCGAGAATCCGAACCCCCTCACCGGTTTCGTCGAGACGCTGGCCATTCTGCTGCTCCCCGCGGCCTTGTGCTTCACTTTCGGGGCGATGGTCAGGGACCGGCGCAAGGGGACAGCCCTCTTCGCCGCCATGATGGTTCTCCTTGTCCCGATGCTTGTGGGGTGTCTGGCAGCCGAGCAAGCCGGCAACCCTCGGCTAAGTGAACTTGGCGTGGATCAGGACGCGAACGACTTCCAGGCAGGCGGGAACATGGAGGGAAAAGAAGTCCGATTCGGAATCGTGGGCTCCGCCTTATGGGCGACGACGACCACGGCTGCCTCCAACGGCTCGGTGAACTCCATGCACGACAGCTTCACACCGCTGGGCGGTCTCGTGCCGATCGTCCTCATGCAGCTCGGCGAAGTGGTGTTTGGCGGCGTGGGATCCGGTCTGTACGGAATGATCCTCTTCGTGATTGTGACGGTGTTCATCGCAGGCCTGATGGTCGGCCGGACGCCCGAATATCTCGGCCACAAGCTGGAGGCGTTCGAGATGAAAATGGCGGCGCTGGGAATCCTCATTCCCGCCGCGGCAGTGCTCATCGGCACGGCCATCGCCTGTTTGATGCCGGCAGGTCGTAGCGCGGTCGCGAACCCTGGGCCGCACGGTTTCGGCGAGATCCTGTACGCCTTTTCTTCGGGCGCCAACAACAATGGGTCGGCGTTTGGGGGATTGAACGCCGGCTCCTTCTTCTACGCGACCGCCATCGGCGTCTGCATGCTCATCGGCCGGTATTGGGTCATTGTGCCGGTGCTGGCCATCGCCGACTCCCTGGCCCGGAAGAAGGCGGTGCCGGTCTCCTCCGGCACCCTTCCGACACACACGCCCCTGTTCGTGCTGCTCCTCGCGGGCACGGTCCTGCTCGTCGGGGCACTCACGTTCATCCCAGCCCTGGCGCTCGGGCCTCTGGCCGAGCACTTCCAGTTCTTCGCCCGCTGA
- the kdpB gene encoding potassium-transporting ATPase subunit KdpB, which yields MSTTVAPPRPLLETGLVRQAIVDAFLKLDPRRSLRNPVMFVVEVGSLFTTLLFMHAWLTGRGEEPAGFIVAIAFWLWFTVLFANFAEALAEGKGKAQAESLRRTRRDIVAKRLAEPRREAARDAVPASGLRAGDVVLVEAGDLIPGDGEVIQGIASVDESAITGESAPVIRESGGDRSAVTGGTRVLSDWIVVRITANPGETFFDRIIAMVEGARRQKTPNEIALDVLLAGLTLVFLLATATLLPFSVYSITSAGRGAPVSLTVLVSLLVCLIPTTIGGLLSAIGIAGINRMVAANVIATSGRAVEAAGDVDILLLDKTGTITLGNRQATALIPAPAVSESDLADAAQLASLADETPEGRSIVVLAKLKFGIRAREVMPLGAVFIPFTAQTRMSGVDLEGRRIRKGAPDAVEKFVRDQGGAFPPEVVRAVEDVAKRGETPLLVAEGPRILGVVDLKDIVKGGIRERFAEMRRLGIRTVMITGDSPLTAAAIAAEAGVDDFLAEATPEAKLALIRDYQRKGHLVAMTGDGTNDAPALAQADVGVAMNTGTQAAREAGNLVDLDSNPTKLLRIVEIGKQMLITRGALTTFSIANDVSKYFAIIPAAFASIYPALGVLNVMGLHSPRSAVLSAVIFNALVIVALIPLALRGVRYRPASAPKLLRRNILVYGLGGVLIPFPCIKAIDLMLTLLRAA from the coding sequence ATGTCCACGACCGTCGCGCCGCCCCGACCGCTTTTGGAGACGGGTCTGGTCCGCCAGGCAATCGTTGATGCCTTCCTGAAGCTCGATCCGCGCCGATCCCTGCGAAACCCCGTGATGTTCGTGGTTGAGGTCGGCAGCCTCTTCACCACGCTCCTTTTTATGCATGCCTGGCTCACCGGCCGCGGAGAGGAGCCGGCCGGGTTCATCGTGGCGATCGCCTTTTGGCTTTGGTTCACGGTGCTGTTCGCCAACTTCGCGGAAGCGCTGGCCGAAGGGAAGGGGAAGGCGCAGGCCGAGTCGCTCCGCCGGACGCGGCGGGACATCGTGGCGAAGCGTCTCGCCGAGCCCCGCCGGGAGGCCGCCCGCGATGCGGTGCCAGCCTCAGGGCTGCGCGCCGGAGACGTCGTCTTGGTGGAGGCGGGAGATCTGATTCCGGGCGACGGAGAAGTGATTCAGGGAATCGCATCGGTGGACGAAAGCGCCATCACGGGAGAGAGCGCGCCGGTGATTCGCGAAAGCGGTGGGGACCGGAGCGCGGTCACTGGCGGCACCCGGGTCCTGTCGGACTGGATCGTCGTCAGGATAACGGCGAATCCGGGCGAGACGTTTTTCGACCGGATCATCGCCATGGTGGAGGGGGCGCGCCGCCAGAAAACGCCGAACGAGATCGCCCTGGACGTCCTGCTGGCCGGATTGACACTGGTGTTCCTTCTTGCCACCGCCACCCTGCTGCCCTTTTCGGTTTATTCAATCACCTCAGCGGGCCGGGGAGCGCCCGTCAGTCTCACGGTGCTCGTCTCGCTCCTGGTCTGCCTCATTCCGACGACTATTGGCGGACTGCTCTCCGCCATCGGGATCGCCGGAATCAACCGCATGGTGGCCGCGAACGTGATCGCCACGTCCGGCCGGGCCGTCGAGGCGGCAGGCGACGTCGACATCCTCTTGCTCGACAAGACCGGCACGATCACCCTCGGCAACCGGCAGGCAACGGCCCTGATTCCGGCGCCGGCGGTATCGGAGTCGGATCTGGCCGACGCCGCCCAGCTCGCTTCCCTGGCCGATGAGACTCCCGAAGGCCGGAGCATCGTCGTCCTCGCCAAGCTGAAGTTTGGAATCCGCGCGCGGGAAGTCATGCCTCTCGGGGCGGTGTTCATTCCCTTCACCGCCCAGACGCGGATGAGCGGCGTCGACCTGGAAGGCCGGCGCATTCGCAAAGGTGCTCCCGACGCCGTCGAGAAGTTCGTGCGGGATCAGGGGGGCGCCTTTCCGCCCGAGGTGGTCCGGGCCGTCGAGGATGTGGCCAAGCGCGGCGAAACTCCGCTGCTGGTCGCCGAAGGACCGCGCATCCTCGGAGTCGTGGACCTCAAGGACATTGTGAAGGGGGGAATCCGGGAGCGGTTCGCGGAGATGCGCCGACTAGGAATCCGGACAGTGATGATCACCGGCGATTCGCCGCTCACGGCCGCCGCGATCGCGGCCGAGGCCGGGGTGGATGACTTCCTGGCCGAAGCGACCCCGGAAGCCAAGCTGGCCCTCATTCGCGACTACCAGAGGAAAGGCCATCTGGTGGCGATGACCGGTGACGGCACGAACGACGCGCCCGCCCTGGCCCAGGCCGACGTCGGAGTGGCCATGAACACCGGAACGCAGGCGGCGCGGGAGGCCGGCAATTTGGTCGATCTCGACTCCAATCCCACCAAGCTCCTTCGGATCGTCGAAATCGGCAAGCAGATGCTAATCACCCGCGGGGCGCTTACGACTTTCAGCATCGCCAACGACGTCTCGAAGTACTTCGCGATCATTCCGGCCGCGTTCGCCTCTATCTATCCGGCGCTCGGAGTCCTCAACGTGATGGGCCTTCACTCGCCGCGCAGCGCGGTCCTCTCGGCAGTCATCTTCAATGCTCTTGTCATCGTGGCGCTCATCCCGCTGGCGCTTCGGGGGGTGCGGTACCGGCCCGCTTCGGCTCCGAAGCTGCTGCGCCGGAACATCCTGGTCTATGGATTGGGCGGCGTACTGATCCCCTTTCCCTGTATCAAAGCGATCGATTTGATGCTCACTCTGCTGCGAGCGGCCTAG